DNA sequence from the Agrobacterium tumefaciens genome:
AGCATGGAAAACGCATAGGTCGTCCAGTGCTGCTCTTCGCGCTCGCTTGTTCCGGCAAGGGCATAGAGGCCGCGCTCGACAGGCACAAGAACCGGCGAAAGCAGGGTGCGTTCACCACTAAAAACACGCGCCATATAGAAGCCGAGCGGCTTCACCAGCGCAAAAATGATCCCGCAAAACAGCAGAATCTGAAACCATCCATTGAGGGTCATTGTATTGAACTTTCAATAGCCGCCGCTTCCCGATCAGAAGCGTTCGGGGCGAATGAGAGCATAGGTGAGATAGGCGGCGATAAAGACGGTGACGGCACCGCTGAGGACATAGTCGAATATCATCGCAGCCTCCGTCTAAAGCCGGTCGCAGGCGCGCGTATAGGCAAAGCAGAGGGCGAAAAACACCGTCGCTGCGCCGATCAGAACAAGGTCCATCATGATGGGACTCCTTTTTTCCACGAGGAGCCTGACAGGAAGAAAAGCGCCGCCATGTGGGACGTCGCTTTTCATTCTTTCTGGCTCAGGAAGGGAACACCATCCCTTCCCGAACAGAAGAATGCACCCGAACCGCATAAAGGTTCGAGACGGCCTCAAAGGGAATAAAATAGGAATCCTATAGGAATTTCGATGCCCGCAGACGCGGGCACCGCTGCCATCCCTTAGTGAGAGAGCGGCTCGCCAAAAGCGGAAACAATGGTTTCCGCGGTGCTTTTGCTGGCCAGCAGCGCCGCCAGCAGAATGCGGGCCTGGCCCGGGCGAAGCGTGGAAGAATGCACGGCACCGGCCGCGACAAGGTCATGTCCGCCGCCGCCGCCGCCATAACTTGCGACAAGACGGCCTTCCGGCACGCGGCTGGAAACGACGACAGGGACGCCGTGTTCCGCGCAGCGTTTCACCGCCTCGGCAATATCAGGATTGGCGTTACCGGAACCGAGCGCGGCGAGCACGATACCTCTAGCGCCCGCCTGCAGGCTCGCGTCAATATGGGTTGCGTCGCAGCCGGGATGGATAGCGACGATATCAACCCTGATATCGGCGACGGGCGCAGCAAGGTTCGGCGCTGAGGCCTGAACCAGTGGTCGCGCCGAGCGAAAGGCGTCAGCCGCATCCGCACTCAGCTTGTACAGCCCCCAGGCCGGCAGACAGCGACCGCCGAAGGAAAGAAGCACGCCCTTTTGGACGTTCTGCCGATCGAGCGCGGTTTCTATGGCCTGCGCCAGATTGACGGGTCCGTCCGCATTCGGGTGGTCTGCCGTAAACTGCGCACCGGTGAATACCACCGGTTTGGTGAGGCTGTGCTGCAGATTGACGAGCAGGGAGGATTCTTCCATGGCGTCGGTGCCATGCAGAACGACGACGCCCGCCACCGCGGGGTCATTGAGTTCCAGGCCTACCGCATCGCTGATGCGCTGCATGTCTGCCAATGTCAGGCTGGAAGAATCCTTCGCCATCAGATCGACCGGCTTCAGCCGGGCGCTGATCTGCGGAACCAGCGCCAGCAGGTCCTCGCCGGAAAGACTGGGGGTACTGGCCCCATCGGCACCACGCCGGCTGGCGATGGTGCCACCGGTGGCGATGACCGCCACCAGTTGAGTGTCACCCTGCCCGCTCAATGCGACGCCCCTGCACCGGCCGCACGTTCAGCCGCCAGACGGTGGATACGGTCGCGCAAAAGATACCAGCCGACCACCAACGCCGGAATGATGACCAGCAGTGAAGCGATGGTCCAGGAGCCGACGGGATAATCGAACGCCATCAACACCAGCACGCCGAACAGGAAGATGAGCGTGAGAATGCCGGTATAGGGTGCGCCGAACATGCGGAAATCCGGACGCGCCAGTTCGCCGCGCTGCGAAAGCTGCCAGAGCTTCAGCTGGCAGAGCACGATGACGGCCCATGCGCAGATGATACCAAGCGCCGAGAGGTTGAGGGCGATTTCGAAGGCGGAAGCGGGAACGACGGCGTTCAAGGCCACGCCGAGAACGGTGACGACGGCGGTCACTGCGATGCCGCCATAGGGCACGCCGGCCTTGTTCATCTTCGCAAGTGCGGCCGGAGCCGAGCCGGAAACCGCCATGGAGTGCAGAATGCGGCCAGTGGAATAAAGACCGGCATTAAGTGAGGAAAGCACGGCGGTCAGAACCACGAGGTTCATGATCACGTCAGCGCCCTCTACGCCGATGGAGCCAAAGAAGGTGACGAAGGGGCTCTCACCCGCCTTGTAGGCGGTATAGGGCAGAAGCAGCGTGAACAGCAGCACCGAGCCGACGTAAAACACCACAAGGCGCAGAACCACCGCGCGGATGGCACGGGGCATGACTTTGCGCGGATCTTCGGTTTCGCCTGCCGCCGTGCCGATCAGCTCAATCGAGGCATAGGCGAAGACGACACCCTGAATGATGACGAAGGCCGGCAGAATGCCGTTCGGGA
Encoded proteins:
- the kdpF gene encoding K(+)-transporting ATPase subunit F: MIFDYVLSGAVTVFIAAYLTYALIRPERF
- a CDS encoding asparaginase, whose translation is MSGQGDTQLVAVIATGGTIASRRGADGASTPSLSGEDLLALVPQISARLKPVDLMAKDSSSLTLADMQRISDAVGLELNDPAVAGVVVLHGTDAMEESSLLVNLQHSLTKPVVFTGAQFTADHPNADGPVNLAQAIETALDRQNVQKGVLLSFGGRCLPAWGLYKLSADAADAFRSARPLVQASAPNLAAPVADIRVDIVAIHPGCDATHIDASLQAGARGIVLAALGSGNANPDIAEAVKRCAEHGVPVVVSSRVPEGRLVASYGGGGGGHDLVAAGAVHSSTLRPGQARILLAALLASKSTAETIVSAFGEPLSH
- a CDS encoding amino acid permease, translated to MHSGKTAPAEREVFVEEELGYHKALKPRQIQMIAIGGAIGTGLFLGAGGRLAQAGPALVFVYALCGFFAFLVLRALGELIMHRPSSGSFVSYAREFYGEKMAFAAGWMYWLNWAMTSVADVTAVALYMNFFKQYVPWLAGIDQWVFAMTALLVVLAMNMLSVKVFGELEFWFSLIKVLALAIFLVVGVYFVIFGTPIEGHVTGFSLITDNGGFFPNGILPAFVIIQGVVFAYASIELIGTAAGETEDPRKVMPRAIRAVVLRLVVFYVGSVLLFTLLLPYTAYKAGESPFVTFFGSIGVEGADVIMNLVVLTAVLSSLNAGLYSTGRILHSMAVSGSAPAALAKMNKAGVPYGGIAVTAVVTVLGVALNAVVPASAFEIALNLSALGIICAWAVIVLCQLKLWQLSQRGELARPDFRMFGAPYTGILTLIFLFGVLVLMAFDYPVGSWTIASLLVIIPALVVGWYLLRDRIHRLAAERAAGAGASH